A genome region from Piliocolobus tephrosceles isolate RC106 chromosome 8, ASM277652v3, whole genome shotgun sequence includes the following:
- the LOC113219744 gene encoding uncharacterized protein LOC113219744 — MSPGPGWNVPYREDRPHLYSLLCFPVAFPPPARALGPSHNISPSQNPAYPRCLVHNIQAGPFLPCSPVAGTVPCIQQALSKCLVNIGLLHLQEVLRPSEWPGSRSPASASPALCSAPARGLLVPASPSAWASAAPRTRGLRCCPQLPRPQLLLPIPAASKPTGFQEGPAARWQIPRLLFLMPELMSAMWKGHHLFFSFPTMTVARSVAVSGRAGRRAVAGSRCRDRDGSAFRRRHWRQHPPLPSSGWWRSLCCRGTWGSSPFWISSSNMSCWRHVASFPPMVLEAQCLPPPCSRLGPHLPPGSSAPDSSL; from the coding sequence ATGTCCCCAGGCCCTGGCTGGAACGTGCCATACAGGGAAGACAGGCCCCACCTTTACAGCCTCCTCTGCTTCCCCGTTGCTTTCCCGCCGCCCGCCAGGGCCTTGGGGCCTTCACACAACATCTCTCCTTCTCAGAACCCAGCTTATCCCCGGTGTCTGGTTCACAACATCCAGGCAGGCCCTTTTCTCCCTTGTTCACCAGTGGCCGGCACGGTTCCTTGCATacagcaggcactcagtaaatgcctGGTGAATATTGGACTCCTTCACCTGCAGGAGGTGCTGAGACCTTCGGAATGGCCAGGGAGCAggtctcctgcctctgcctcacctGCCCTGTGCTCTGCCCCTGCCAGAGGACTCTTGGTCCCAGCCTCACCCTCTGCATGGGCCTCTGCAGCACCACGTACACGGGGCCTGCGATGCTGCCCCCAGCTGCCGAGGccacagctgctgctgcccaTTCCGGCTGCCTCCAAACCCACCGGTTTTCAGGAAGGGCCTGCTGCCAGGTGGCAGATACCACGGCTTCTGTTTCTGATGCCTGAGCTAATGTCAGCAATGTGGAAAGGGCATCACTTGTTTTTCAGTTTCCCAACAATGACAGTTGCAAGAAGTGTAGCTGTCAGTGGCAGAGCAGGAAGGAGGGCAGTGGCTGGGAGCAGATGCCGGGACAGGGACGGCTCGGCCTTCAGACGCAGGCACTGGAGGCAGCACCCACCCCTTCCCTCCTCAGGCTGGTGGAGGAGCCTCTGCTGTCGCGGGACTTGGGGCAGCTCTCCCTTCTGGATTTCCTCCTCCAACATGTCCTGCTGGAGACATGTGGCTTCCTTTCCTCCCATGGTCCTGGAGGCCCAGTGCCTCCCTCCCCCGTGCTCCAGGCTGGGGCCCCACCTCCCTCCCGGTTCCTCTGCTCCGGACAGCAGTCTGTGA